CGGGTTGGGTGGTCAATAAAATCACTTGCTCGCCTTTTTTGGCGTCCGGCAGACTGACTGCGGCATGCTGCGCGCTGGGCCAAGCGTGGCTGGCCAGTTGCTCGACTGCGGTCAGAGAGACCATTTCGCCGCTGACTTTGGCGAAACGCTTGCTGCGGCCCTGGATATGGATGAAGCCGTCTTCGTCGACATCCACGATGTCTCCGGTGTCGTACCAACCTTCGCCGTAGAGAGAGCAGGGCGGCACCAGCACGCCGGGGTTATCGGGCAATAAATAGCCTTTCATGATATTCGGGCCGGCTACGTGCAGTTTGCCGCCGTGTTCGATGCCGGGCACCGGTTCCAGTTTGTACAGCATATCGGGCATGAAGCGGCCGACCGTGCCTGCCTTGTAATCCATCGGCGTATTGACCGAGGTCACCGGTGCGGTTTCGGTTGCGCCGTAACCTTCCAGCACCCGAATGCCGAATTTGTTCAGCCAGATGCTGCGGGTGCTTTCCTGCAGTTTTTCCGCGCCGGCTACTACGTAACGCATGCTGAAAAAATCGTAAGGATGGGCTTTTTTGGCGTATGCCGCCAAAAACGTGTTAGTGCCGAACATAATGGTGGCGCCGACTTCGTAGGCCATTTCCGGTACCACGGCGAAATGCAGCGGCGAAGGGTAGAAGAAGGCGGTCATGCCGTTCAATACCGGCAGCAGCGTACCGACCGTAAAGCCGAAGGAATGGAACATCGGCAGAAAATTCAATATCACGTCGGTGGGGTTGAAGTCTATACGGGCCTTAATTTGTTGATGGTTGGCAATGATATTGGCATGGGACAATACCACGCCCTTGGGTGCGCCTTCCGACCCCGAGGTAAACAATACCACGGCGGCATCGTCGGCGTCGTAGGCATGGCTTTTGTACCAGTAGTCGGCGGTTTTGGCTTCCACGAACGCCTTGAGCTTGTCGATTGCAGATATGGATGTCGCCAAGTCTTCCAAATACACCAGTTTGACGTGTTCGGCCAATACCTCGGCATCGTGTTCCAGATGGGCCAGTTCGATAAATTTGCGGGAAGTCAGCACAAGCTTGACTTTACCAGTGGTGCAAGCCGAGGCCATGCCTGCCGAACCGATGGAATAATTCAACATGGCCGGTACGCGTTTAGTTAATTGCAGGCCTAAAATCACACTTAGGGTTTTGGTGGAGTTAGGAAGCAGAACGCCGATATTTTCGCCTTCGCTGGTCAGCGGTTTAACCAGTTTTCCCAGGATAATGCTGCGGGTAATCAGGGCGTCGTAACTGATCGGTTGACGTTCCAGGTCTTCAGCCACGGTATGCTTGCCGCCATGAATGTTGCGGGCCTCCAGTAAGGCCGAGAAAACGGTTTGTTGGTAATGGCTGGTGGCAAACATCATTTCCGTCATAATGTCGGACAGTATGTGACCGCTGTGTTTGCGTCTGGCCTTGCCGGTGAATTCGCCGTGGGTATCGATGCGGGTAGGTGGCAGAATATGGATGGTGATGGGCGGGAACCAACGCAAGCGTACTATGTTTTTCAATTTGGATAGCGGTGTGTACTGCGCCCCATCGATGCGGATCGGTAAAATCGTCGCACCGGACTTATCAGCCACCATGCCGGTGCCGTCGTAAATTTTCATCATTGAGCCGGTGACGGTAATGCGGCCTTCCGGGAAAATCACGGTTTTGGTGTCGTTTTGCAGGTGGTGAATCAGGGCTTTGAGCGATAACGGATGGGTGGGGTCCATCGGAAAAACCTTGGATAAGCGCAGGAACGGCCTTAACCACCAACGTTGGGAAATTTGGGTATTGATCGCAAAGGTAATGTCGTCCGGCAAAAACACACCTAACAGCAACGGATCCAAATACGAGGTGTGATTGGCCACGATGAGTACTCGATCACCGGCTTGACGGTAATTTTCCAAGCCGATGACTTTAACCCGGTATAACAACGATAGTAGCCAGTGTAGAAAAATCTTTAACATAGTATGCCTCCTGAGGGCGCATCTTAGCAGACGAATTAAATTTTGCAGGAGATACTATAAACACAAATTGAACAATGTTCAATTATTAGTGTGATTTTTTTTCAGTATTGATCGCTGTTGAGTTTTTTCCGGGGCGGAGGTTTTAAGGGGGGGAACTAGAAGAGATGCAAAGTTTTGCATCTCTTCTTAATCGGACAAATATAGTTTAGCTGTTATTGGAGGATTTATTTTTTTGCTAGCAATTTGCGGCGTGAAATACCGGTAAAACCCGCTAAAACAGAACCGAATAACCATACAGCGCCCGGTAACGGCACTTGGGCGGGGAATTCGATTGGGCCGTTTAGATTGGCTGCAACCATTTGTTGGCCGAGTAATCTGCCTACATAGAGACCAACATTGGCCGGGTCGTTTTGCAAATCGTCTTCGCAAGATCCTGCTTCAAGGCATTTCGCTTCATGTTCCGGATCGTAAGTGCCTGTAAAAGCGAAAAATTGATACGTTCTCAATACCTGTTCCGCATTGGCGCCAGCGTCTTGCAGCCCGCTATCCAGTTTATTGTTAACACCGTTGGGGTCATCCAGACGGCGCTGCAACAGTTTCCATTCCACTTCTACTCCGTCATTTTCCGCATCCGCGATTTTATCGGGATTATCGGCCATCAAATCGTCCAGGTTGGCCATGTGCTCCAGGTCAAGTTCGGTTTTTATCACTTTGACCCACACAGCATCGGAAAATTTTTGATTGGCTTCGGGGGCTTCCGGTGCCTCTGGCGCTTCCATGACGAACTGCACTTGGGGCGCCGGTGCCGGCACGCCCGGTGCGGGAGCCGGTGGTTGAACAACATTGATAATAGGGGCGCCTATTAGATTAACGGCGGTGGTACGGTTGCCTGCTTGGTCCAACCAGAAATAGCGGGATGCGGTTGGTGCACCGTTTAGCGCCAAGCCAAAATGTTCGCAGCCGTCGATAGTGATACAGGAGTGGCCGCCGGTATTGGTGATAGTCGAGGTAAAAGGGGACGTGCTATGCACGCCGCCGTCGTAATAACGCACAATGGTGCTGCCATTGGCGGTACTGACTTGTCCGGAGCCGTAATGCCAGTTATGAAATGTGTAGAAATTGCCGTTGAAATTGGCTACGGAAGACGAATCGATGCCTTCCAGTTCAATTTCGAAGCCATAATAGCTATTGGTCGTGGAGTCGTTAAAAACGTCGAAATTGCTTAAGGTGCCGAATGTGGTGCTAGCGAAGACACTGTTGCTGGCCATTATGGCGCCAGTGCCCAGTAACAGGCCGATTAGCTTACGTTTATTATTCACGGTTGCTTCCTTGAAAAATAGGGGTTGAAAAAATGTTAAGTAACATCCCTACCGGAAGGCGGGGAAAAGGGAAATCATTCCAATGAAAGTTTATGTTAAAAGTATGCTTTAGCGCATGCGGTTTCCCCTCTGTGCGCAATTGCAACTGAGGGAAAACTGTAGCATACATTCAAGGCTTTATTGTTAATCACCCTGCGGTCCGTTGTGGCAGGTGTAACAACCCACCGGTTCGCCTTTTTTAACCGACTTGGTACCCCATTCAGTCCGCCAGCTTCTGTCTGCCGCAACCCTTGACAATACCGAACCTCTCAAGTCTTGGCCATGGCAGGCTTTACATTCCGCTGGGTTGTTTTTGTAAAACGATGGATGACCATGTTCCTGTCCCCATCGGCTGTCACCCACATTATGCATGCCATGCGGACCCTCTAAAGTGAGCGGTAAACTGCCTGCTTTGTGACAGGTGGTACATTCGCTGATGGTGCCGGCATGGCCTTGCAAGTCTTTAGGGGCGATGTCATCGTTGGGATGTGCGCTATCGCCGGGCCAGATCGCATGGGAACTGCCATGACAACCTTCGCAGGCCACACCGCTGTGTCCTTTACTGAAACGGAACAGTTCGTTGTCGTTTTCCGCAAAGCGTTTGTTGCTGGCCAGGAACGGCGAAGCAGCCAAGTCGTTGCGGTCATAGGCATGAATTAAACGTATACCGTCGCTTGCCAGGGCAGCGCCAGCAGGCGTCATATGGTTGACTGCATCGCCGGTGTGGCAGGATTGACAGCGCGGTTCATCCGTCCAGGCTTTGCGCGTTTGACCGGAGGCCACATTGGTCTGATCGATTGGGCCGTAGGATCGTAACGCGTTGGCGCCACCTACCGCGGCCATGCCGCCATGGCAGTTTTGGCAGGTAACGGTTTCGGTCATGGCGCCGCGCAAGCATTTGGTCTCGGAGCCGGGATGGCACTGATAGCAGGCTTGCTGATCCGCGGGCGGTACGCCGTGGAGGGCCGG
This sequence is a window from Methylomonas methanica MC09. Protein-coding genes within it:
- a CDS encoding AMP-binding protein, with protein sequence MLKIFLHWLLSLLYRVKVIGLENYRQAGDRVLIVANHTSYLDPLLLGVFLPDDITFAINTQISQRWWLRPFLRLSKVFPMDPTHPLSLKALIHHLQNDTKTVIFPEGRITVTGSMMKIYDGTGMVADKSGATILPIRIDGAQYTPLSKLKNIVRLRWFPPITIHILPPTRIDTHGEFTGKARRKHSGHILSDIMTEMMFATSHYQQTVFSALLEARNIHGGKHTVAEDLERQPISYDALITRSIILGKLVKPLTSEGENIGVLLPNSTKTLSVILGLQLTKRVPAMLNYSIGSAGMASACTTGKVKLVLTSRKFIELAHLEHDAEVLAEHVKLVYLEDLATSISAIDKLKAFVEAKTADYWYKSHAYDADDAAVVLFTSGSEGAPKGVVLSHANIIANHQQIKARIDFNPTDVILNFLPMFHSFGFTVGTLLPVLNGMTAFFYPSPLHFAVVPEMAYEVGATIMFGTNTFLAAYAKKAHPYDFFSMRYVVAGAEKLQESTRSIWLNKFGIRVLEGYGATETAPVTSVNTPMDYKAGTVGRFMPDMLYKLEPVPGIEHGGKLHVAGPNIMKGYLLPDNPGVLVPPCSLYGEGWYDTGDIVDVDEDGFIHIQGRSKRFAKVSGEMVSLTAVEQLASHAWPSAQHAAVSLPDAKKGEQVILLTTQPAATPKQLADASPGVAAITLPKKVLVLEKIPVLPTGKTDFISATQLADTLINNAEA
- a CDS encoding VPLPA-CTERM sorting domain-containing protein — encoded protein: MNNKRKLIGLLLGTGAIMASNSVFASTTFGTLSNFDVFNDSTTNSYYGFEIELEGIDSSSVANFNGNFYTFHNWHYGSGQVSTANGSTIVRYYDGGVHSTSPFTSTITNTGGHSCITIDGCEHFGLALNGAPTASRYFWLDQAGNRTTAVNLIGAPIINVVQPPAPAPGVPAPAPQVQFVMEAPEAPEAPEANQKFSDAVWVKVIKTELDLEHMANLDDLMADNPDKIADAENDGVEVEWKLLQRRLDDPNGVNNKLDSGLQDAGANAEQVLRTYQFFAFTGTYDPEHEAKCLEAGSCEDDLQNDPANVGLYVGRLLGQQMVAANLNGPIEFPAQVPLPGAVWLFGSVLAGFTGISRRKLLAKK